The Ornithinimicrobium sufpigmenti genome includes the window GCTCGGGGTTGGTCGCACCGCCGGGGCCGCCCATCTCCTGCGGGGTGCGCACGTCGGTGGCGAGCAGGCCGTCGCTGGTCTCGACGCGACCGTTGCGGCCGTCACCGGTGGCCAGGGCAGTAGCGGTGTAGAGGGAGTTCATGCAGACAACTGTATTGTGCACAATCGATTTGCGCAAGCGCTATGCTGGGTGGGTGGACAGTTACCCTCAGCTCGCCCTCGACCAGCAGATCTGCCTGCCGCTGTATGCCGCATCGCGCGCAGTGACCCGACGCTACGGAGAGCTGCTCGCCGAGGTCGGTCTGACCTACCCGCAGTACCTCGCCCTGCTGGCGCTGTGGGAGGCGGAGGGACCGCTGAGCGTGCGCGAGCTGGGTGATCTGCTGCACCTGGACTCCGGCACCTTGACGCCGCTGCTGAAGCGGATGGAGAGGACCGGCCTGCTCACCCGGGTGCGCGACGAGCGCGACGAGCGGCGGGTCCTGGTGTCGCCGACCGACCAGGGATGGGGCCTGCGCGCCCGCGTGGCCGACATCCCGGCCCAGCTGGCCGGGGGGATGGGCATGACCGTGGCGGAGGGGCGCACGTTGCGTGGCCTGCTGGACCGGGTGATCGGCCAGCTGGAGCCGGAGCGCGGCGGCGGAGGGGCGGCCGCCCGCTAGGGCCGCGGGCAGATCCCTCTGGTGCGACGCGGCGTACCCGAGCCTGGACGGCCACGGCCGACCAACTCCCAGCACCGGGGCGTAGGGTGCCAAGATCGGGACCGTTCAGGTCCTGCCACCAAGGGGCACACCATGGCTGACAAGTCTCCGCGCAACTCCCTCTCCAAGAAGTCCGGCAAGTCCATCAAGGAGAAGCGGGCCGACAAGCGGGCCAAGACCGAGCAGGCATCCGCCGTCGAAAGCACACTGCATCCCAAGAAGCGCTGACTCGGAGTCTGGCTTCCAGCGGGACCGGCCTGCTCCCGCCGGGCGAACGGGCGCTGGCCACCATCCCGCTCGGGCGCTATGGCACCAGAGGACCGGTGCCGGCTCAGTCGAGATCGCGGTAGATCCCGACCAGCCGCTCGGCCGCCGCGGAGCTGTCGAAGCGCTCCGCGATCTGCTCTGACCTCTGCCGCCATCTCGCGCGCTCGGACTCGTCCTCGCGCAGGAGGTTGATGGCGGCGGCGAACGTGTCGTCCTCGCAGCGGAGGACGTCGTCGCCGAAGGTGTCGTCGTACTCCGCCAGGTTGCGCGCCACGATCGGCAGGCCCGCACCTGCCGCTTCGAGGATGCACATCGGGTGGTTCTCCTGCTCGGCCGGCAGGCAGAAGACGTCGGCCGCCTGCAGGTACGCCTTGACCTCCGGGTGCGGCAGCACGCCGGGGAAGAGCAGGTTGTCAGGTGCCCGGTCCATCAGCCGCCGCATCAGGCCGTGCTCGGCCCCCAGGTGCTTGAAGGGGATGCCGCCCACCCAGACGAAGGTCGTCTCGGGATCCTGGCGCGCCAGCTGGTCGAAGACGTCGACCCGCTTGCGCGGTTGCACCTGTCCCACCCCGACCACGACGAAGGCGTCCTGCGGGATGTCCAGGCGCCGGCGCGCTGCGGCCCGGTCGTCCGGTGTCGTCCGGTAGGCCCGCATGTCGATGGTGTTGTGGAAGACCTCGATCCTGTCCCCCGGCACCTTGAGCTCGTCCTCCAGCGCCCGCGCGACCGTGCCCGACACCGCCAGGACCTTGTCGGCCTTGCCGTAGAACCACTGCATGTAGCGCCGCGCGACGGGCCGCCAGTACCTCGCCAGCCGGATCGAGCCGACCAGCGAGTCGGGGATCAGGTGCGCCGACACGACTTTCTTCGCCCTCGGGTCGCGGATCTTGGGCCACATGCCCGCCCCGACGGTGTGCAGGTGGTAGACGTCGCAGTCCACCTGCTCGCGGTAGCGCCCGCGCACCAGGGCGATATCGCCGCGCCGCTCCAGCGCCTCGGCCAGCTCGACGTATGCCGTGTGCACGCCGTGCCCCTGCACCGAGACGTCGCTCTCGCTGGCCATGTTGACGACCAGACGCCGGCTCAGGCCGCCCACCTCGCGGTGCCGTTGGAGCCGCGGGCGCGGTCGTAGGTGGCACAGACGGCGTCGACGAAGGCCGCCCGGCCGAACCCGGATGCCGTCTGCTGCGCTCCCGCGCCCCACCGGCGGCGCAGCTCGGGCTCGCGCAGCAGCTGGGTCATCACCCGCGTGAACTCCTCGGGCTCGCGGTAGCGGTAGCCGTTGTGGCCTCCCTGCACCATCCCGTCCAGGGAGGCGTCGTCGCGGCACAGCACCGGGACACCGCTGGCCAGGGCCTCCAGGAAGGTCAGGCCCTGGGTCTCGCTGCGGGAGGCGGACACGAAGACGTCGGCCAGGCGGTAGTAGTCGGGCACCTGCGCCGGGGCGACGGCACCGACGAACCGGACCCGGTCGGTCATGCCGTGCCGCTGCACCTGCTCTCGCAGCATCCCGGCCTGCGGCCCGTCACCGGCCAGCACCAGCTGCCACGGGGTGTCGCGGACGGGGGCCAGCAGGTCGATGGTCTCGGTCACGCTCTTCTCGGCGGCCAGCCGGCCCAGGCTGAGGATGACGGGTATGCCGTGGGTCAGGTTGAGCTCTGCCCGCAGACTCTCCGAGGGCGGCCCGGGCGTGAACCGGGTCAGGTCGATCCCGGTCGGGACGACCGAGATGGGGACGTGCACGCCATACCTCAGGAGGAGTTTCTCGATCTTGGCGGTGGGGGCGATGACGGTGGTCGTCCGGTTGAGCGTCTGCCGCGTGAAGCCGGCGCAGATCGCCCGGCCTGCGCCCTTGTGCGGGAAGAAGTAGTGGGTGTAGTCGGCGTAGAGCGTGTGGTAGGTGTGCACGTGCGGCGCGCCGAGCCGGTTGGCGAGCCGCAGGGCCCACCAGAACGCGGAGAACTCGGTGTGCGAGTGCAGCACGTCGGGCCGCCACGCGACCAGCTCGGCGAAGGTCGCGGGGGCGACGAGGCGCCCGACCCTGGCGTGCGGGTAGATCGGGCTGGCGTCCAGGGACGGGAGCCGGTAGACGCTGCCGTCGAAGGTGGTGCGCCGGCCGGGACCGACCGTCAGGACGCGGACGTCGTGCCCGGCCTCCAGCAGACCCTGACGCAGCTCGTCGATGGAGGTGACCACGCCGTTGACGGTGGGCCGGTAGGAGTCGCTGAGCAGCAGCACACGGCGCGGCCGCGCACCGCGTCGGCGCGCGTCGAGACTGCTCGATGTCCCCATGCACTGATGGTGTCGGAAAAAAGCCGGTTTCACCATGATCCCCTGCGGCGCGTCCGCAGGCAGCTACAGCAGCAGCACGTTCCACAGCCCCAACGCCAGCACGATCGCGATGTCGATGAGCAGAACCTCGCGGGTGACCTTGGACAGCGAGGCGGGCCGCGTCGCCGCTGTCGCATCCGAGGTGGCCTGGGGCGGCACGCTCCGCACCGCCAGCAGCACCCGCGCCGGGGAGGCCATCGTGAGCAGGCCGGCCGCAGCGTTCTGCACGCCGACGAAGGCCAGCACGGAGACCCCGAGCCCTTCCGCCACGGCCCCCTGCGCTGCAGCGAACATCGAGTTCGCGCCGGCGCCGGAGCCGGTGATGAAACCGCCGAAGGCGCCGAGGGCCGGCCCGAGCACGAGCGCCACGGAGCCGGTGGCCTGGATCGCCTCGCCGATCGGCACGGTCAGCCCGCCCAGGACCATGAGGACGCCGAGCAGCAGGAAGGCAGCGGTCGGCAGCGCGGTCGCCCGACCGAGGTGTCTGACGTCGACAGCCAGCTGCCGGGTCGTCTCCCGGTCGACGTCCAGCCAGCGCAGGGCGACCAGGCAGGTGAGGACCAGCCAGACGGCGGGGGAGGCGACGGTGGCCCACGCGCCGGTGATGTCGAGCGCAGTGACGGTCACCGTGCTGGCGAGGATGCCGCCGAGCAGCAGGAGGTACGGCCCCACCGCGTGCCGTACCTCCCTCGGCAGCGTGATGCGGGTGCCGTGCACTCGCCGCCACGCCAGGTGGACGACGACGGCCAGCAGACCGCCCAGGGCGCCGGAGGGCGCCATACCGATGAGCAGGCTGGAGGCCAGGATCCCGGCCCCGAGCACCAGGCCCGAGACGATCCCGGCCGCCACCGCGCCGGGGGAGCGGCCGCCCGGGACCATCAGCACCGCGGCGATCCCGACACCGACGGTGACCACCAGGTTGGGCCAGGCGGTGGCGATGCCGACCGCCTCCGTCGTCTCGCCGATGAGCCGCCCGGCGATGATCGTGCCCGGCCCGAGCGCGCCCCACGGCACGGCACACAGCCCGAGCAGGCCCAGCACGGCCGACCGGTGCGGACTGAACCCGGCGGCGGCCAGGAGGGGCACCCCGACCAGGACGCCGACGCCGAAGCCGGTCACCGACTCGGCGAATGGTGTCACCCCGTGCACCACCAGCAGGGCCGTCGCGACCTGTCCTCCGGTCATCCGCCCCAGCCACCCGGCGAGCACACCCTGCGCGCCGGACGCGGAAAGGATGCGGGCCAGCGCGATGCCGGCCGCGATGATGACGATCACTTCTACGGCGGTCGGCAGCCACCGCAGCAGTCCGGGCAGGACGTCACCGGCGCCGTCCGAGAAGACGGTCGCGATGAGCACCCCGGCGACCACGATCCCCGCCGTGGCCGAGCGCATGGCCGACACCCGCAGGGCCAGCAGCACCGAGACGACGACCAGCGGCAGGCTCGCCAGTGCCGCCTGCATCAGCGTTGCCTCCCGGTCACCCCGGGACCATAGCCAGCGGCACGCTGCGGGCGACGGCCCGGTCCGGAATCGAGGTTCGAAGGAGAGGTCTTTCAGGCAAGGGGGACGTCGAGAGAGACCTTCGTGCGGTCCAGGACGACGAGCGTCTTGAACCGTCGGACGTTGGGGTTGCCGTAGAACAGCTCCCGGGTCAGCTGCAGGTACTGGGGCATGTCCCGCAGCAGGAACACCAGGACGAAGTCGCAGTCACCGGTGACGTTGTAGCACTGCTGCACCTGGGGGCAGGACAGGAAGGCTGCCTGCACCTGGTCCAGCGGCGTCGCCTGCTCGCTCTCCACCTCGACCTGAGCGATGACCGTGAGCGCGTGCCCCAGCAGCTCCGGCGCCAGGACGGCGGCCGTCCCCGTGACGTAGCCCTCGTCGGTCAGGCGACGGAGTCTGCGGTTGACCGCGGCCGCGGACAGACCGACGCGTGCACCGAGCGCCGCCTGGGGGAGCCGAGCGTCGGTCTGGATCGCCGCGAGCAGCCGGCGGTCGATGTCGTCCAGGGGAGTGGCCATGCCTCGATGATCGACCTTCGGTCGCTACTCACGCAACGTCGTTGCGTGATCCGCGTGGTTTCGCGACCGGTTGTTCCGCGCAGGTGGACGACCTTGCACTGGGCGGAGAGGATCAGGTGGTGACCACCAACCTGGGGACGGCGAACGCCTCCTGCCCGGTATGTCGATGACGACAACCATGCAGACCACGACGACGTGGGACGTCGCCCAGCTGACGGCGGAGCTGGTGTCCGTCGACAGCGTGAACCCCGGACTGGTGCCGGGCGCGGCCGGAGAAGAGCCCATCGTCGACCTGCTGGCCTCGCGACTTGGGCAGGCGAGTTTCACGGTGACGGTTGTCCCGGCCCGCGGGCGTGGGGGGCGACCGAGCCTGATCGCTGCTCCTCCGGTCACTGGAGACGGTCCGACCATCGTCCTCAACGGGCACCTCGACACCGTCGGCGTCGACGGCATGACGGACCCGTTCGTGCCGCGCACAGAGGACGACCGGCTCTACGGCCGCGGCGCAGCCGACATGAAGGGCGGCGTCGCCGCCCTGGTCGTGGCCGCGCGGCGGCTCGTCTCGGCCGGCTCGCCCGTGCGACCCGTGCTCGCGCTGGTCGCCGACGAGGAGGACGCCAGCGTGGGGAGCGAGGCGGTCATCGCCGCGCTGCCGGAGCTCGGCATACTCCCCGACGCCTGTCTGATCGCTGAGCCCACCGACCTCGCGCTGGCGCGGTCGCTCCGTGGCTTCGTCGTCGTCCGGGTCCGTTTCCCAGGACGGGCGGCACACAGCTCGCAGGCCGAGCTCGGCGTCAATGCGGTGACCCACCTCGGCCGCTTCCTGCACGCGATCGACGAGCGGTCCGCAGACGTGCGTGCTCGTGGCGGCGACCTGATGGCGACGCTCGTGGCCGGTGGCTCCTCCGCCTTCGTGATCCCGCACCAGGCCGAGTGCCTCGTGGAGATGCGGCTGACCCCGGAGCAGGAGAGCGGCGAGGCGATGGACGAGATCCGCGCGCTGCTCGACGCGGCCTGGGGCGCCGAGGTCGAGCTGGTCGGTTCCCGCGAGGGGTGGAGCCTCGACGAGGAGGGTATGGCGGCTCGGCTCGCCACCGCCCTGGGCGAGCGGCTCGGCACCCACGCGACTTTCGACGCGCCGTACTGGATGGAGGCGCCGCTCTGGCAGCAGGTGTGCCCCACGCTGGTCTGCGGGCCGGGCGGCGGTGGCCTGCACGCGGTCGACGAGTGGGTCGACCTCCGTCAGCTCCGGACCTTCACGAGCGCGCTCGTGGAGGTCCTCCAGAACTGGTCGGTCGACGACCGCCCCTGAGACGCCATCACACGACATACCAAGGAGAGCCTGATGACAGCCACGAACCCGTACCGGCCCGGCCGCGACCACACCTCGCGGACCTACCCGGTAGTTCCCCCGATCTACCAGACGACGACCTTCGAGCTGGACGACACGTCCTACGACGACATCCAGGGGACCGGTGGGCTGCGGGAGACGTGGTACTCCCGCTTCAACAACCCGACCGTCGACGCGGCGGCGGCGGAGGTGGCGCGGCTGCACGGGGCGGCGCGGTCGATGATGACCGCGAGCGGGATGGCGGCCATCGCGACGACCCTCGTGACGCTGCTGCGCAGCGGGGACACCGTCATCGCCTCCAAGCAGGTCTACGGCGACACCGACGACCTGCTGCAGCGCGACCTGCCCGCGCTCGGCATCAACGTGGTGCGGGTCGACGCCTTCGACACCGCCGAGTGGGAGCGCGCCGCGCAGGAGCACCGCCCGGCGGTCCTGTATGGCGAGACGTTGTCCAACCCGCAGCTGCGGCTGATGGACATCCCCGCCGTCGCCAAGGTCGCGGCCAGCGTCGGGGCACGCCTCGTGGTGGACAACACCTTCGCGACGCCGTTCTGCACCCGCCCGCTGGCGCTCGGTGCTGACGTGGTCGTGGAGTCGGCCACCAAGTTCCTGGCCGGACACTCCGATGTCGTGGCGGGGGCGGTGACGACGGACGACGAGGAGCTCATGGAAGAGGTGCAGCGCCGTCTCATCACCTTCGGCGGCTGCATGGACCCGCACGCGGCGTTCCTGGCGTGGCGCGGGATGCGGACGTTCGGGGTGCGGCTGGCCGAGGCGTGCCAGGCGGCCGACATCATCGCCACCAAGATGGCGGACGAGCCCGGCGTCGAGCACGTGCGCCATCCCAGCCGGATGGACCACCCGGACGCCGGCCCGGTCATCGATGCCGTGATGCCGCACGCCAAGGGCGCGATGCTCAGCCTCGCCCTGGAAGGCGGGGACGAGCGGGCTCTTGCCGTGCTGCGCCGGCTCCGGGTGGGTGTCGAGGCGACGAGCCTGGGGGGCGTGGAGACCCTGGCGAGCGTCCCGTTCAACTCCTCCCACTTCAACATGACCCCCGAGCAGCGTCTGGATGCCGGGATCCCGCCCGGGCTCCTGCGCCTGTCCGTCGGGCTCGAGGGCGCGGACGAGCTCATCGAGGACCTGCGGCAGGCGATCGCGGGGACGGCGAGCGGCTGACGAGGGGTGGGCTGCGCGCCGCAGGGCCAGGGTGCGGGCCGTCCGGCTCCTGAGCACGACCTCGCTGGTGGCGCTGGTTCAGGGCGAACTTCGTCATGGACCTGGGGTGAGGTCCGGAAGTACGGTCGATGTATGGAGACGGCCCGCGTGCAGGGCCTCCGCCTCGCCTACCGCAGGAGCGGTCGCGGGCGGACGGTGTTCTTCGTCCACGGCGGCGCCCAGGACGGCCGCGCCTGGACGCCGCAGCTGGAGGCACTGTCCGACGAGTTCAGCGTGATCGCGTGGGACGAGCCGGGCGCCGGCGGATCCGATGATGTGCCGGACGGGTTCGGCCTGGCCGACTATGCCGACTGCCTTGCGGGCTTGATCAGGACGCTCGGCGCGTCGCCTGCGTCGATCGTCGGGCTCTCCTGGGGCACGACCGTGACCCTCGAGCTGTACCGCCGCCATCCCGAGGTGGTCCGCAGCATGGTCCTGGCTGGTGGGTATGCCGGGTGGCGGGGCTCCCTGGGGTCTGAGGAGGCAGAGGCGCGGCTCGCCGCCCTCCGCCCAGGATCGTCTCGGGCCTCGTCGGCCGCGGCGCGGCTCGATGACGCCTCCGGTGACGCCACGCCGGGGCTCTTTGCCGGGGATCCACCAGCCGACTTCGTGCCGCTCATGCGAGCCATGGCGGCGCAGGTCCGGCCCCAGAGCGCATCGACGGCCCTCGTGGCGATGGCGCAGGCCGACCTGACCGACGTGCTGCCGACCATCCGGGTGCCCACGCAGCTGATCTGGGGCGCGCGTGATGCGCGGTCGCCGCTGTCTGTCGCGCGCGAGTTCGAACGCCGGATCGCCGACGCGCGACTCGACCTCATCCCTGGGTGCGGGCACGTCAGCAACCTGGAGGCGCCCGAGAGTTTCACCGACCTGTTGCGGGCCTTTCTTCGCGAACATGCGTGAGCCACCATCAGTCCTCGATGGTGGCCTCGCCACGCCGCTCCAACGCCTCCAGCCCCTCGCGCATGGCCTGCAGCTTCTCGGGCGAATGACCAACCCAGTCCGCGAGCTCGCCCACCACGCGCAAGGGCTCGCGGGACCGGAAGGACCGCGTCGGGTTGCCGGGGAACTTCTTGTCCGTGACGTTGGGGTCGTCCTCGAACTCGCCCAGCGGCTCCACGATGTAGATGTGGCCTCGCCCGTCACCGGCCGCCAGCTCGGCACCCCAGGTGGCCGCGTCCAGGGTCTGGGTGAAGTAGACGTAGTTCATCCTCCGACCGGCCTCGAAGTTGGACTGCCGGCCCGGCACGAGCAGGTCACCGATGGACAGGTCGGCCTTCGTGCCGTGGAGATAGACGCCTGGCTCGTGAACCTCGAACGGGACCGGCTCCCGCGCCTCGCTCATGGACGCGACAATACCGCCGCCAGCACAATGGAGGGCGTGCCTCTTCGTGAGTTTCGTACCGCGTTGCGCGGAGCCACCTACCGCGGCGACGTGCCGGAGATCATCCGGCTGCTGGAGGAGAGCACCTGGCCGGAGGAGGTACTGCAGCTTGTCGGTGGCGCACTTCTCGTCGCACTGAGCTCTTCTTCGCCGGAGTGCCACGACCTGGCCCATCGCTGTGTCGCGAGGCTGCGAGATCGTGCCTGGGATGGTGACGCCGACCTGGCGGAAGCGATGTGCGCGCGGCTCGGCGAGAGCCCTCAGCCGATGCTGCGCCCCATACCCGTCGATCTGGCAGAGCTGGCCGACGTCCGCGAGGGCGACCCCGCCCACGGCGGTGGCCGAGTCGACCTCAGGACGGGCGAGGTGTGGCCGGAGATGTCCTTCGACGACGACCTCGAGGACAGCGACGACGAAGAAGACGACGACGATGAGGACCGTGAGGACTCGAGGTGGCTGTGGGTCGACCCTGTCGGCTCGCGTCCCGGCTACCGCGACATGGAGATATTCATCGACCGGCTCGACGACGCCCACGACGCCGAGCTCCTGACGGTCGCGATCAGCGGGCCGGGTGCGTTCCGTCGGTTCAAGCAGGTGCTCGCGTCTCGACCGGAGGCCGCGGACCGGTGGTACGCGTTCAGTGAAGACCGCACTCGCGGTCGCGCTCGCGCGTGGTTGGCTGCTCAGGGATACACGCCGGCCCCGCGACGGGCAGCGCCAGGGCACTGACGGTGAGGAGCCGCCGGGCGAGCCCTGGCTGCACGTCCACCGGCCAGCCTAGGAGTCGGCGTCTCGTTCTCGACCCGTCGACCGTGACCGTAAGCGGCGGCGCAGCACGAGTCGGGCCGCGCGAGAGGCGTGACCAGGACGGGTCACCAGGGAGCGCAGGCGGTTGGCTCGTGAGGTGGTGATCATGTCGCGGAGGAGCACATTGCCCGGGTGGGGCAGGCGTGGCTTGCGCGACTGCTGCTGCTCGCGGAGCCGGGCGCGGTCCTCGAGCTTGAGCGGGACCAGCACATGGTCGACCGCGGTGAGGATGGATCCTCGGAGCAGCCACAGCGTGGTCTCCTGTCGCGGGTCCACCAGGAGCAGCTCGGTGAGGATGGCACGGGCCTCACCTGCGTCGTCCAGGCTTTCGGAAAGGTTTCGCTCGACCTCCGCCTCGGACTTCTGCGCCTCGGCCACCACGAGCGCCCCGAACGCGTCCAGGCTGTCCGCGACGTAGTCGAGCAGGACAGCGAACGCGGGGCGCACCTCCTCGCCATAGCCGTCGTCGGGTGTCTCGTGGTCGGGAGCCTCCGTGAGCATGGT containing:
- a CDS encoding MarR family winged helix-turn-helix transcriptional regulator; the protein is MDSYPQLALDQQICLPLYAASRAVTRRYGELLAEVGLTYPQYLALLALWEAEGPLSVRELGDLLHLDSGTLTPLLKRMERTGLLTRVRDERDERRVLVSPTDQGWGLRARVADIPAQLAGGMGMTVAEGRTLRGLLDRVIGQLEPERGGGGAAAR
- a CDS encoding glycosyltransferase family 4 protein → MASESDVSVQGHGVHTAYVELAEALERRGDIALVRGRYREQVDCDVYHLHTVGAGMWPKIRDPRAKKVVSAHLIPDSLVGSIRLARYWRPVARRYMQWFYGKADKVLAVSGTVARALEDELKVPGDRIEVFHNTIDMRAYRTTPDDRAAARRRLDIPQDAFVVVGVGQVQPRKRVDVFDQLARQDPETTFVWVGGIPFKHLGAEHGLMRRLMDRAPDNLLFPGVLPHPEVKAYLQAADVFCLPAEQENHPMCILEAAGAGLPIVARNLAEYDDTFGDDVLRCEDDTFAAAINLLREDESERARWRQRSEQIAERFDSSAAAERLVGIYRDLD
- a CDS encoding glycosyltransferase, which encodes MGTSSSLDARRRGARPRRVLLLSDSYRPTVNGVVTSIDELRQGLLEAGHDVRVLTVGPGRRTTFDGSVYRLPSLDASPIYPHARVGRLVAPATFAELVAWRPDVLHSHTEFSAFWWALRLANRLGAPHVHTYHTLYADYTHYFFPHKGAGRAICAGFTRQTLNRTTTVIAPTAKIEKLLLRYGVHVPISVVPTGIDLTRFTPGPPSESLRAELNLTHGIPVILSLGRLAAEKSVTETIDLLAPVRDTPWQLVLAGDGPQAGMLREQVQRHGMTDRVRFVGAVAPAQVPDYYRLADVFVSASRSETQGLTFLEALASGVPVLCRDDASLDGMVQGGHNGYRYREPEEFTRVMTQLLREPELRRRWGAGAQQTASGFGRAAFVDAVCATYDRARGSNGTARWAA
- a CDS encoding L-lactate permease, which gives rise to MQAALASLPLVVVSVLLALRVSAMRSATAGIVVAGVLIATVFSDGAGDVLPGLLRWLPTAVEVIVIIAAGIALARILSASGAQGVLAGWLGRMTGGQVATALLVVHGVTPFAESVTGFGVGVLVGVPLLAAAGFSPHRSAVLGLLGLCAVPWGALGPGTIIAGRLIGETTEAVGIATAWPNLVVTVGVGIAAVLMVPGGRSPGAVAAGIVSGLVLGAGILASSLLIGMAPSGALGGLLAVVVHLAWRRVHGTRITLPREVRHAVGPYLLLLGGILASTVTVTALDITGAWATVASPAVWLVLTCLVALRWLDVDRETTRQLAVDVRHLGRATALPTAAFLLLGVLMVLGGLTVPIGEAIQATGSVALVLGPALGAFGGFITGSGAGANSMFAAAQGAVAEGLGVSVLAFVGVQNAAAGLLTMASPARVLLAVRSVPPQATSDATAATRPASLSKVTREVLLIDIAIVLALGLWNVLLL
- a CDS encoding Lrp/AsnC family transcriptional regulator, which encodes MATPLDDIDRRLLAAIQTDARLPQAALGARVGLSAAAVNRRLRRLTDEGYVTGTAAVLAPELLGHALTVIAQVEVESEQATPLDQVQAAFLSCPQVQQCYNVTGDCDFVLVFLLRDMPQYLQLTRELFYGNPNVRRFKTLVVLDRTKVSLDVPLA
- a CDS encoding M20 family metallopeptidase; this encodes MSMTTTMQTTTTWDVAQLTAELVSVDSVNPGLVPGAAGEEPIVDLLASRLGQASFTVTVVPARGRGGRPSLIAAPPVTGDGPTIVLNGHLDTVGVDGMTDPFVPRTEDDRLYGRGAADMKGGVAALVVAARRLVSAGSPVRPVLALVADEEDASVGSEAVIAALPELGILPDACLIAEPTDLALARSLRGFVVVRVRFPGRAAHSSQAELGVNAVTHLGRFLHAIDERSADVRARGGDLMATLVAGGSSAFVIPHQAECLVEMRLTPEQESGEAMDEIRALLDAAWGAEVELVGSREGWSLDEEGMAARLATALGERLGTHATFDAPYWMEAPLWQQVCPTLVCGPGGGGLHAVDEWVDLRQLRTFTSALVEVLQNWSVDDRP
- a CDS encoding trans-sulfuration enzyme family protein, translated to MTATNPYRPGRDHTSRTYPVVPPIYQTTTFELDDTSYDDIQGTGGLRETWYSRFNNPTVDAAAAEVARLHGAARSMMTASGMAAIATTLVTLLRSGDTVIASKQVYGDTDDLLQRDLPALGINVVRVDAFDTAEWERAAQEHRPAVLYGETLSNPQLRLMDIPAVAKVAASVGARLVVDNTFATPFCTRPLALGADVVVESATKFLAGHSDVVAGAVTTDDEELMEEVQRRLITFGGCMDPHAAFLAWRGMRTFGVRLAEACQAADIIATKMADEPGVEHVRHPSRMDHPDAGPVIDAVMPHAKGAMLSLALEGGDERALAVLRRLRVGVEATSLGGVETLASVPFNSSHFNMTPEQRLDAGIPPGLLRLSVGLEGADELIEDLRQAIAGTASG
- a CDS encoding alpha/beta fold hydrolase; its protein translation is METARVQGLRLAYRRSGRGRTVFFVHGGAQDGRAWTPQLEALSDEFSVIAWDEPGAGGSDDVPDGFGLADYADCLAGLIRTLGASPASIVGLSWGTTVTLELYRRHPEVVRSMVLAGGYAGWRGSLGSEEAEARLAALRPGSSRASSAAARLDDASGDATPGLFAGDPPADFVPLMRAMAAQVRPQSASTALVAMAQADLTDVLPTIRVPTQLIWGARDARSPLSVAREFERRIADARLDLIPGCGHVSNLEAPESFTDLLRAFLREHA
- the arr gene encoding NAD(+)--rifampin ADP-ribosyltransferase, encoding MSEAREPVPFEVHEPGVYLHGTKADLSIGDLLVPGRQSNFEAGRRMNYVYFTQTLDAATWGAELAAGDGRGHIYIVEPLGEFEDDPNVTDKKFPGNPTRSFRSREPLRVVGELADWVGHSPEKLQAMREGLEALERRGEATIED
- a CDS encoding UPF0158 family protein, whose translation is MPLREFRTALRGATYRGDVPEIIRLLEESTWPEEVLQLVGGALLVALSSSSPECHDLAHRCVARLRDRAWDGDADLAEAMCARLGESPQPMLRPIPVDLAELADVREGDPAHGGGRVDLRTGEVWPEMSFDDDLEDSDDEEDDDDEDREDSRWLWVDPVGSRPGYRDMEIFIDRLDDAHDAELLTVAISGPGAFRRFKQVLASRPEAADRWYAFSEDRTRGRARAWLAAQGYTPAPRRAAPGH